Proteins encoded by one window of Dyella humicola:
- a CDS encoding bifunctional helix-turn-helix transcriptional regulator/GNAT family N-acetyltransferase, which yields MGLFMYLASLGELALGSRLKALSDHFYAAADEVYRSCGVSIESRWFPLLRYLWENGATTVSDVAMAIGQTHSAVSQLADKLVRAGLVKRRKDARDGRRSLLVLTEKGRGALTSLGPVWVAIRRGAMASLGQDGLTLLAALAACEKALQERPVVASILAEHAALSTAELEIISFEPALKEHFYRLNAAWLERYFRLEDIDRVVLGDPERYVLKPGGAIFFARLRGEVIGTCALLHESPGVYELSKMGVDESFRGLGAGRRLLDAAIAEFHRRKGRELFLESNSRLKTALRMYQQAGFVMQPSVRPGSHYERADVYMVYEKKPPRPHPLVRGAAKRTRLSR from the coding sequence ATGGGTCTTTTCATGTACCTCGCATCGCTCGGTGAACTGGCGCTTGGCAGTCGGCTCAAGGCGCTCAGCGACCATTTCTATGCGGCAGCCGACGAGGTCTATCGCAGCTGCGGCGTATCCATCGAATCACGCTGGTTTCCGCTCCTGCGCTACCTGTGGGAGAACGGTGCGACCACGGTCAGCGATGTCGCCATGGCCATTGGCCAGACCCATTCCGCCGTGAGCCAACTCGCCGACAAGCTGGTGCGCGCTGGCCTGGTGAAGCGGCGCAAGGATGCCCGGGACGGCCGGCGCAGCCTGCTGGTGCTGACAGAAAAGGGGCGTGGCGCGCTGACCTCGCTCGGCCCTGTCTGGGTTGCGATCAGGCGCGGAGCGATGGCTTCGCTGGGTCAGGATGGCCTGACCTTGCTGGCCGCGCTGGCGGCCTGCGAAAAGGCTTTGCAGGAACGCCCCGTGGTGGCGTCCATACTGGCCGAGCATGCCGCGCTCAGCACAGCCGAGCTGGAGATCATCTCCTTCGAGCCGGCCCTGAAGGAGCACTTCTATCGCCTCAACGCAGCGTGGTTGGAGCGGTATTTCCGCTTGGAAGATATCGATCGCGTCGTGCTCGGCGACCCCGAGCGCTACGTACTGAAGCCCGGCGGCGCGATCTTCTTCGCCCGGCTGCGCGGTGAAGTCATTGGCACCTGCGCGCTGTTGCACGAATCGCCAGGCGTCTATGAGCTGTCGAAGATGGGTGTGGATGAATCATTCCGCGGCCTTGGGGCCGGGCGGCGCTTGCTGGATGCGGCCATCGCCGAATTCCATCGGCGCAAGGGCAGGGAGCTGTTCCTGGAGTCCAACAGCCGCCTGAAGACCGCACTGCGCATGTACCAACAGGCGGGCTTCGTCATGCAGCCGTCCGTACGGCCCGGCTCGCACTACGAGCGGGCCGACGTTTACATGGTCTACGAGAAGAAGCCCCCGAGGCCGCACCCGCTGGTGCGGGGTGCGGCGAAACGAACCAGGCTCAGCCGTTAG
- a CDS encoding HAD family hydrolase, translating to MATVEKEFMPDAAEVASSAPRTVLFDFDGVLIHGDAFSLFMRECYERSLLRKLAAVLALPWIALVLPFSRKHAARLVVHVGLLGLNERRYQVAAQAFAASLVRRPRQFSRDGLLALRRHQAEGDRVIVVTGCEHVLVSHILDQLGLSGIEVLASQLRPGILGMRVKLHNLGRRKLVQLGAIGVKEWHVAYSDSLVDVPMLKPAGQAVLVNGTPKLCKKMEKALGRTITRVDWF from the coding sequence ATGGCGACAGTAGAAAAAGAGTTCATGCCGGATGCTGCGGAGGTGGCCTCGTCCGCACCGCGCACGGTGCTGTTCGATTTCGATGGCGTACTGATTCACGGCGACGCGTTTTCCTTGTTCATGCGCGAGTGCTACGAGCGCTCTTTGCTGCGCAAGCTGGCCGCCGTGTTGGCCTTGCCGTGGATCGCCCTGGTGCTGCCGTTTTCGCGCAAGCATGCGGCGCGTTTGGTGGTCCACGTCGGCTTGCTGGGTTTGAACGAGCGACGCTACCAGGTGGCGGCGCAGGCGTTCGCTGCCAGCCTGGTGCGGCGTCCGCGCCAGTTCAGCCGCGACGGCTTGCTTGCCTTGCGCCGTCATCAGGCCGAGGGTGACCGTGTCATCGTGGTGACGGGCTGTGAGCACGTGTTGGTCAGCCATATCCTCGATCAGCTCGGACTGAGCGGCATCGAAGTGCTGGCTTCGCAACTGCGCCCTGGCATCCTGGGCATGCGCGTGAAGCTGCACAACCTGGGGCGGCGAAAACTTGTCCAACTGGGCGCGATCGGCGTGAAAGAGTGGCATGTCGCCTACAGCGATTCGCTGGTGGACGTGCCGATGCTCAAGCCGGCCGGCCAGGCGGTGCTGGTCAATGGCACGCCGAAGCTGTGCAAGAAGATGGAAAAGGCGCTGGGGCGCACCATCACCCGGGTGGACTGGTTCTAA
- the trpC gene encoding indole-3-glycerol phosphate synthase TrpC encodes MTDILQRILTRKTEEVAERSAKLPLIELSSRVVDLPETRGFAAAIEAKIDAGLPAVIAEVKRASPSKGVIRPDFDPAAIARSYEAGGAACLSVLTDRDFFHGCEDFLQQARAACSLPVLRKDFVIDPYQVYEARVIGADCILLIVAALSDGALLELAMLAAELDMDVLCEVHDAEELERALALPVPLIGVNNRNLRTFHTSLETSLELQQLMEYDRILVSESGIHTPDDVTLLRDAGVNAFLVGEAFMRAGDPGSELKRLFDGK; translated from the coding sequence ATGACCGACATCCTCCAACGTATTTTGACGCGCAAGACCGAAGAGGTCGCCGAGCGCAGTGCCAAGCTCCCCTTGATCGAGCTGTCCTCGCGCGTGGTGGATCTTCCAGAAACGCGCGGCTTTGCTGCGGCTATCGAGGCCAAGATCGACGCTGGCCTGCCGGCCGTGATCGCTGAGGTGAAGCGTGCAAGTCCGAGTAAGGGCGTGATCCGCCCCGATTTCGATCCCGCCGCCATTGCACGCAGCTACGAAGCGGGCGGTGCAGCCTGTCTTTCGGTGCTGACCGATCGCGACTTTTTCCACGGTTGCGAGGATTTCCTGCAGCAGGCGCGTGCGGCCTGTTCGCTGCCGGTGCTGCGTAAGGACTTCGTGATCGATCCGTATCAGGTGTATGAGGCGCGCGTGATCGGCGCCGACTGCATCCTGCTGATCGTCGCCGCGCTCAGCGATGGCGCCCTGCTGGAATTGGCGATGCTCGCAGCCGAGCTCGACATGGACGTATTGTGCGAAGTGCACGATGCCGAAGAGCTCGAGCGTGCACTGGCCTTGCCCGTGCCGCTGATCGGCGTCAACAACCGCAATCTGCGCACCTTCCACACCTCGCTCGAGACATCGCTGGAGCTGCAACAGTTGATGGAGTACGACCGCATCCTGGTCAGCGAGTCGGGTATTCATACGCCCGACGACGTGACCCTGCTGCGTGATGCCGGCGTCAACGCGTTCCTGGTCGGCGAGGCGTTCATGCGTGCGGGTGATCCGGGCAGCGAGCTCAAGCGCCTATTCGACGGCAAGTAA